In Paenibacillus durus, the DNA window AGGTTCCCGGTCCGCCTTTGGTCAGCGACAGGTTGAGGTCGAACATTTTGAACGCGTTGGAGGTTGTAAGGAACAGGCAAATCGTGATAGCCGGCATGATCAGGGGCACGTAAACGCTTTTAAACAGCTGGTAAGGACGCGCGCCGTCAATCTTGGCCGCCTCGATCAAATCTTTCGGAATGCCGGCGAGAGACGCGATGTAGATAACCATCATATAACCTGCGGTCTGCCACACGAATACGATGATGAGTCCCCAAAAACCGGTATTAGGCGTTCCGAGCCATGGAAGGGTGAAAAAGGGAATATTCGTCAGGTCGCCGATCGTAGCGAAGCCTTTGGTGAAGATGAACTGCCAAATATAGCCGAGCAGGATGCCGCCGATGACGTTGGGCATAAAGAAGACCGTCCGAAGCACTTTCTTGGTCTTAAGCGACGCCATCAGCACAAAGGCCAGCAGAAGCGCTAAAATGTTAGCGATTACAACAGAAACGACGGTGAAGCGAAGCGTGAAATACAGCGAGTTCCAGAAATTTTCGTCATGCAGAATGCGGCTCCAGTTGGCCGAGCCTGTCCATACCGCCTTATCCAGGTCCAATCCGTTCCAGTTGGTCGAAGAGTAGTAGAATCCGAGAACGAAAGGGGTGATCACAATCGTCAGAAAGAAAATCAGACACGGACCTAAAAATACAATCTGCTGCCCCCAGCCTTTTTGAATACCCAGAGCGTGTCTCAGAGAGGATTTCCTATTTACGGCGGACTGTTCCCAGCCCTTTTGCATGCCCAGCGCTTTTCTCATGGCGGATCTCCTTTTTACGTAGTATCATTGCCTTACACCTTCATTATAGGCAGGACGGAGAGCCGTCAACACTCAATTTGGTGACCGTTAAGGTGGATTATATTGCTGCTTGGGCAGGCAGGGCGGAAGAGCCAAGGAGGAATAAGACACATGTTCAAACACAGCATTCGCAACCGGCTGATGGCGCTCGTGCTGCTGGCCGCCGTCATTCCGGCAGGCGTCTCGGTCATATTCTCGTATCTGTACACGAAGCAATCGGTGACTGAGCAGTCCTTAGACCAGAACCGCAGGCTGCTGGCGCTCGGGGCGGCCAACCTGGATAATTATTTTCAGGGAATCAATCAGCGTTCGCTGAGCATATACAGCGGGATCAATGTACAGGGCTCATTCTATACCTCCATTCTGTCAGTCAAGAACCCGAATGCGCTTCCAAAAGGGACCGTTCAGCCGGACAACCGCAACATCGTGTCCACCCAATTGTACAATCTGTTCCTGTCCGACCGGAATATTTTTCAGATCCATCTTTATGTAAGGGCTAACAAACAGTCCAACACGCTGCTGAAAGGGCTGTTCCGCAGGGAAATCAATAACCGGTATACGCCTCTGCCGAATCCCGACGGTTCGAACCGGCCGTTCATAGAAGCGACACATATGGATCATCAATACGGCGTGAAGTCGGGATTTCCGAACTATAAAGCGGGAGAGACGCCGGTGTTCAGCGTCCATTATCCCATCTACCGGACGCCCAGCAACGAAGTTATTGCCGATCTGTCGCTCGACTTCCGGTTGACGGAGCTGGAAACAATATCCAAATCGATGTACAACTCCGGAACCGAGCGTCTCTATATTGTGGATGAGCAGGGAAAGGTCCTATATGCTTCGGGCGGGGATTGGATCGGCAAGCCGATTGAAGCAAGCTGGAGCAAGCTTCCGCAGGGAGCGGGCAGCGGTCATTTCTCATGGAATAATAAGGAGTTTAAGGGTATTATTATGTATAGGCATATTGACTCGGCTATTTTTAAAGGCAATATTATTAAGCTGGTACCCTATGAGGACCTGTACAGAGACGCGCGGACCATTAGCCGCATCAATACTGGAATCGGCGTGCTTTTTCTGATTATCGCGGTAATTGCGGGCGTCTTGATCTCCATCGGCTTCACAAGACCGATCAAGAAGCTGATTTCCTATACGCAGAAGGTGCAGATCGGACAGCTTGACGCTTCCGTTGATTTGGTGCGCGTGGATGAATTCGGGCTGCTGGCCCGCAAGATTACCGATATGACCCGTACGATCAACGACTTGATTCTTCAGGAATACCGGCTGGAAATCGCCAATAAGACGAACCAGCTGAAGGTGCTGCAGGCCCAGGTCAATCCGCATTTTCTGTACAATGCGCTGCAGTCGATCGCCACCCTGTCCCTCAGGTATAACGCTCCGAAAATATATGATCTCATTTACTCCTTGGGCAGCATGATGCGGTATTCGATGACGACGGACGGGAACCAGGTGACGCTTCAAGATGAGATTGAGCATGTGCAAAATTATGTGGCTCTGCAAAGGGAGCGCTTCGGCGAGGAGAATTTGCGGATGGACGTCGATGTCGAGGAAAGAGCAAGCGGTATTTTCGTGCCGAAAATGATTCTGCAGCCATTGGTGGAGAATATATTCAAGCACGGTTTCCGCGACGGGATTAAGGATGGAGTGATCTCCATTACAGGCAAGCTGGATGCGGAAGGCCGGCTGGTCATCATGGTCCGGGATAACGGCAAAGGCATTTCGGACGAACGGTTGAAGGAAGTAAGGGACTGTCTTGAACGGACGGAGCACAGCGGGGAGGAAGGGATCGGGCTCCGCAACGTGCTTGCGAGGCTTCGGCTTCAGATCAGTGAACGGTCGCAGCTTCATCTGCAAGGCGGCGAAGACGGAGCGGAGGTCGTCATGATTATACCCCTGGATAATACAGCCGGCAGGAAGGAAGAGAGAACGGAATGAAAGTACTGATTGTAGACGATGAAAAGCATGTGCGCGAAGCCATCCGCTATTTTGTACCTTGGGAAAAATACGACGTCCGCGATATATACGAAGCCACGAATGGCAAGGAAGCGATGGAAATCATTCTGGAGCAGCAGCCAGCGGTCGTATTTACAGATATGCGGATGCCGCTCATGGACGGCGCCCAGCTGCTGGAATGGCTGCACCGCTATTCTCCTTACACGAAGACCATTGTAATCAGCGGCTATCAGGATTTCGACTATGTTAAGCCGGCTATAGTATACGGGGGAGTCGATTATCTGCTTAAGCCGCTGAACAGCAAGCAGCTGATCTCCGCCGCCGAGCGCGCCTTTCAGAAATGGAAGGAGGAGAAGCTGGAGAGAGAACGGACCTTCCATCAAAATATCCAGCTCAACGTTCTCCGTCCGCTGTATTGGGACAAGACGCTTTCGGATCTGGTTAACGGCACCATCGCCTTTCAGGATCTGGAGGAGGCGCTGTTCAAGGAACTCGGGCTTCCGAGGAACGCGAAGCGCTGCCGGACAGCCGTCATTTCCCTTCAGTCCTCGGGAGGCCAGCTGCTGCAAAGGTTCCAGGGCGATATTCAACTGACATCCTTCGTTCTGGCCAATGTCTGCAATGAAATCGTAAGCTCGCGGAAGCAGGGCTTTGCGTTTCGTTACTGGCATGAAGGCGCGGATGTGGCCGTGCTGTTCTGGGACGGTGTGGATGAGGCAGAGAGCCTGCTGCTAGAGATTAACGAGTCGGTCAAGCGGGCGTACGGCATTCCGCTCGATATCGGGCTAAGCACGGTCCTTCCCTTTCCGGAAGGGCTGTGCGCCGCTTTTTCACAGGCAAGGCAGGGGTTAGCGGAGCGGAATCTTCTAGAGAAGGGAAACCGAATTCATTTGTACCGGAAGGATCGGCCCGAAGCGGCGCCGGACGGAGGGGCTAAGAACGCTGGGCTGCTGGAGAAGCTGGGGCTCTCGCTGCTGTCGGGCGATACGGAGAAAATCGTCCGAAGTCTTGAGGAGTGGACCGGTTCGATTGCCGGAAGCGGTGTGCTGACCATGAGCGGCCTTAAAGTTTGGGAGGAACGGCTTGAGCATGTGCTGACCAAGTGGCGGCAGGAATGGGCCGGCAGCGAGGAGGCCTTGAGTGATGAACCGTCCTTCCCGGCGGGGATGGATGAGAGCGGCAACTTCTCTATCGAACGCTGGAGGGAAGGGGTAAAGGCGTATCTGTTGGCAAAGGTCGGCGAAAGCAAAATTTCCCGCAGCTCGGACAGCCGAATCATACTGGAAATCAGGGATTATCTGGATAAGAATTTCCAGCAGGAGATTACGCTGCAGCATATCGCGGACCGCTTCTTCCTCAGCCGGGAGAACGTCTCGCGCAAGTTCAAACAGGTTACAGGTGAAAATCTGTCCGACTATTTAACGAATTTGCGGATCGACAAGGCCAAGGAACTGCTGCAGAACTCGGAGATGCGCCTGTCGCGGATTGCTGAACTGGTCGGCTACGAAGACGAGAAGTATTTCAGCCGCGTGTTCAAGAAGGCGACGGGACAGACGCCGCGGGAATTCCGGAAGCGGGAGGAGGAGTGAAGTGCGTCTGTGCATGCGTTTCGGCGTGGAGATGTTTCTGTATACAAGAAGAAACGGCTTCGCAGTCCTTTTAGAAAGCAATGCTTCCGACGTTAGCGATACAAGTATTGCTTTCTAAACGGGCAGTTATGCGCAAACCTAATAGACTTAGCTAATCAGGTTCAATAGCATCTATGGATGCCCTTTAATTATTCCGTTCATTATTAAGCTAACGGAGAACGCTAGATTACTGCGGTAGCTGCTCACTGGTTATTATTGAAGTAACTGGCAGGATAGTTAAATAACGATCATTCACTTGAAAATACATAGATATCTATGCATAATAGTAAATATGTTAAAGTATAATGCAATTTCAATGTTTGGAAAGATTAGAGATGCCGCCAACAAAATGATTTTGTCGGAGCTTGGGAAGCATGGAGTGGAAGGTATCGCTCCTTCTCACGGAGATATTTTAATGTACCTTTACGAAAAAAACGGATTGTCTGTGAAGGAATTGGTTGAAAAAAATCATCGCACTCAGCCAACAGTAACAGTATTAGTGGATAAGTTAGAGAAATTAGGTTATGTAGTAAGAAAAAAAAGTGAGGAGGATAGCAGAGTAACTCTAATCAACCTTACTGAAAAAGGTATCCAACTGAAACCAATTTTTCGTGAGATTTCGGAAAAATTAAACAATGTCATTTACGGTGATTTACATATCACTGAAAAAGAACAACTGGAACACTTGTTAGAAAGAATTTTAAGCAGATTCTAACATTTTTTGGCACAATGCATAGATGTCTATATAATTATAAATTTTAATTAATGTATAAAATTATGGTTAATATAAAATATGATAAATAGAAAGTGGGATGTTGAAGATGTTGAAAGAAAATGGAGAACAATCACTGAAAACTTTTGCAGAAACTGCCTATCCTCCAACTGTAACGGAAATAACGAGTGGCATTTATCATGTCATGGGATACGCCCATAGCAATTCAATTATTATAGAAGCAGAGAACTCTGTTATTTTAATTGATACCTTTGAAACAGATGCAAGGGCTGTAAAATTGAAAAAAATCATTGCTAACATTACTGAAAAACCTGTTAAAACGATTATTTACACTCATGGTCATCCTGACCATCGAGGCGGTGCAGGTGTTTTTAGTGATACGGTTGAAGAGGTTATCGCATTTGCACCGATGAAACCTGTACTGGGGCGTACCGATGAATTAAACGATATACTTAATAAAAGAAGTTCCTATCAATTTGGTTATCATCTGTCGGATGACGAGGTAATTACTCAAGGTATTGGGATTCGAGAGGGGTTAGTTGTGGGGGAAGGGAAACGTACCTTTTTTCCTCCGACGACAGTCTACAAAGAAGAAAAAGTGAATCGTACGATAGACGGCATCCGTGTAGAATTAGTACCAGCACTTGGCGAAACGGATGACCAGATATTTATTTGGCTGCCAGATAATAAAGTGCTTTGCTGTGGTGATAATTATTACGGCTGCTTTCCAAATTTATATGCCCTCCGTGGTAGCCAATACAGAGATGTCAGTGCGTGGGTTGAATCACTCAATTTAATCTTATCCTATCCTGCTGAATATGTTTTGCCAGGTCATACAAAACCGTTAATCGGGAGAAATCATGTACAGGAAGTATTGTCAAACTTCCGAGATGCAATCGAATATGTACTTACAGAAACACTGAAGGGCATGAATAAGGGATTAACAATAGATGAATTGGCAAGTATCATAACGTTGCCTGAAAAACTTGATAAGCTCCCATATTTAGGTGAATTCTATGGTACTGTAGCATGGACTGTGCGTAGCATTTACAACGGTTATCTTGGATGGTTTGATGGCAATCCAACGAATTTAAATAAACTGCCACCAAAAACACATGCAGCAAAAATGTTGGATTTAATCGGCAGTGAGGAAAAGACAATAACAGAAATCAAAAAAGCGTTGGAAGATCAGGAAGCACAATGG includes these proteins:
- a CDS encoding carbohydrate ABC transporter permease, producing MRHALGIQKGWGQQIVFLGPCLIFFLTIVITPFVLGFYYSSTNWNGLDLDKAVWTGSANWSRILHDENFWNSLYFTLRFTVVSVVIANILALLLAFVLMASLKTKKVLRTVFFMPNVIGGILLGYIWQFIFTKGFATIGDLTNIPFFTLPWLGTPNTGFWGLIIVFVWQTAGYMMVIYIASLAGIPKDLIEAAKIDGARPYQLFKSVYVPLIMPAITICLFLTTSNAFKMFDLNLSLTKGGPGTSTQSLAYNIYSEALINNRYGLGTAKALLFFAAVSIITVTQVIITKRKEVSA
- a CDS encoding cache domain-containing sensor histidine kinase — translated: MFKHSIRNRLMALVLLAAVIPAGVSVIFSYLYTKQSVTEQSLDQNRRLLALGAANLDNYFQGINQRSLSIYSGINVQGSFYTSILSVKNPNALPKGTVQPDNRNIVSTQLYNLFLSDRNIFQIHLYVRANKQSNTLLKGLFRREINNRYTPLPNPDGSNRPFIEATHMDHQYGVKSGFPNYKAGETPVFSVHYPIYRTPSNEVIADLSLDFRLTELETISKSMYNSGTERLYIVDEQGKVLYASGGDWIGKPIEASWSKLPQGAGSGHFSWNNKEFKGIIMYRHIDSAIFKGNIIKLVPYEDLYRDARTISRINTGIGVLFLIIAVIAGVLISIGFTRPIKKLISYTQKVQIGQLDASVDLVRVDEFGLLARKITDMTRTINDLILQEYRLEIANKTNQLKVLQAQVNPHFLYNALQSIATLSLRYNAPKIYDLIYSLGSMMRYSMTTDGNQVTLQDEIEHVQNYVALQRERFGEENLRMDVDVEERASGIFVPKMILQPLVENIFKHGFRDGIKDGVISITGKLDAEGRLVIMVRDNGKGISDERLKEVRDCLERTEHSGEEGIGLRNVLARLRLQISERSQLHLQGGEDGAEVVMIIPLDNTAGRKEERTE
- a CDS encoding response regulator, with translation MKVLIVDDEKHVREAIRYFVPWEKYDVRDIYEATNGKEAMEIILEQQPAVVFTDMRMPLMDGAQLLEWLHRYSPYTKTIVISGYQDFDYVKPAIVYGGVDYLLKPLNSKQLISAAERAFQKWKEEKLERERTFHQNIQLNVLRPLYWDKTLSDLVNGTIAFQDLEEALFKELGLPRNAKRCRTAVISLQSSGGQLLQRFQGDIQLTSFVLANVCNEIVSSRKQGFAFRYWHEGADVAVLFWDGVDEAESLLLEINESVKRAYGIPLDIGLSTVLPFPEGLCAAFSQARQGLAERNLLEKGNRIHLYRKDRPEAAPDGGAKNAGLLEKLGLSLLSGDTEKIVRSLEEWTGSIAGSGVLTMSGLKVWEERLEHVLTKWRQEWAGSEEALSDEPSFPAGMDESGNFSIERWREGVKAYLLAKVGESKISRSSDSRIILEIRDYLDKNFQQEITLQHIADRFFLSRENVSRKFKQVTGENLSDYLTNLRIDKAKELLQNSEMRLSRIAELVGYEDEKYFSRVFKKATGQTPREFRKREEE
- a CDS encoding MarR family winged helix-turn-helix transcriptional regulator, with amino-acid sequence MFGKIRDAANKMILSELGKHGVEGIAPSHGDILMYLYEKNGLSVKELVEKNHRTQPTVTVLVDKLEKLGYVVRKKSEEDSRVTLINLTEKGIQLKPIFREISEKLNNVIYGDLHITEKEQLEHLLERILSRF
- a CDS encoding alkyl/aryl-sulfatase; its protein translation is MLKENGEQSLKTFAETAYPPTVTEITSGIYHVMGYAHSNSIIIEAENSVILIDTFETDARAVKLKKIIANITEKPVKTIIYTHGHPDHRGGAGVFSDTVEEVIAFAPMKPVLGRTDELNDILNKRSSYQFGYHLSDDEVITQGIGIREGLVVGEGKRTFFPPTTVYKEEKVNRTIDGIRVELVPALGETDDQIFIWLPDNKVLCCGDNYYGCFPNLYALRGSQYRDVSAWVESLNLILSYPAEYVLPGHTKPLIGRNHVQEVLSNFRDAIEYVLTETLKGMNKGLTIDELASIITLPEKLDKLPYLGEFYGTVAWTVRSIYNGYLGWFDGNPTNLNKLPPKTHAAKMLDLIGSEEKTITEIKKALEDQEAQWAVELCDLLISAEREIKIAKQLKSEGLMAMSKLETSANGRHYYIAYAKELLEN